Proteins found in one Acinetobacter sp. XH1741 genomic segment:
- the carA gene encoding glutamine-hydrolyzing carbamoyl-phosphate synthase small subunit, whose amino-acid sequence MSIPAILALADGTIFKGTSIGATGSTTGEVVFNTAMTGYQEILTDPSYAQQIVTLTYPHIGNTGCNEEDVESGRIHKVWANGLIIRDLPLLHSNFRSEQSLSEYLQAHNVVAIADIDTRKLTRILRDKGAQNGCILAGENITEEEAIAKARAFGGLNGLDLAKECCDPTGFEWSEGSWVLGKGFTQPELKYHVVAYDYGVKTNILRMLADRGCKLTVVPAETPAEKVLALNPDGVFLSNGPGDPAACDYAIEAVKTIVETTTLPVFGICLGHQILALASGAKTVKMNHGHHGANHPVQNLEDGTVMITSQNHGFAVDAETLPANLKATHKSLFDGTLQGIHRTDKPAFSFQGHPEASPGPHDCAPLFDHFIELIEASKQ is encoded by the coding sequence TTGAGCATCCCCGCCATTTTAGCCCTCGCAGATGGAACGATCTTTAAAGGAACGTCAATCGGCGCAACGGGAAGTACGACTGGTGAAGTCGTTTTTAACACAGCCATGACAGGCTATCAAGAAATTTTGACTGACCCAAGTTATGCACAACAAATTGTGACATTAACTTACCCTCACATTGGTAACACTGGTTGCAACGAAGAAGACGTTGAATCTGGTCGTATCCATAAAGTATGGGCGAATGGTTTAATTATTCGTGACCTTCCACTATTACACAGCAACTTCCGCTCTGAGCAGTCATTAAGTGAATATTTGCAAGCACACAATGTTGTTGCGATTGCCGATATTGATACACGTAAACTGACTCGTATTTTACGTGACAAAGGTGCACAAAATGGTTGCATCCTTGCTGGCGAAAATATTACTGAAGAAGAAGCTATTGCTAAAGCTCGCGCTTTTGGCGGTTTAAATGGTTTAGACCTTGCTAAAGAGTGCTGTGATCCGACAGGTTTTGAATGGTCTGAAGGTTCATGGGTATTAGGTAAGGGTTTTACTCAACCTGAGTTAAAATATCACGTGGTTGCATACGATTATGGTGTCAAAACCAACATCTTGCGTATGCTTGCAGACCGCGGTTGCAAACTCACTGTTGTTCCTGCTGAAACTCCGGCTGAAAAAGTATTAGCACTTAATCCAGATGGCGTATTCCTTTCAAACGGCCCAGGCGACCCAGCTGCTTGTGACTACGCAATCGAAGCTGTAAAAACTATTGTTGAAACCACAACATTACCTGTATTTGGTATCTGCTTAGGTCACCAAATCTTGGCACTCGCTTCTGGTGCAAAAACTGTAAAAATGAATCATGGCCACCACGGTGCTAACCATCCTGTACAAAATCTTGAAGATGGTACAGTAATGATTACATCTCAAAACCATGGTTTTGCTGTAGATGCAGAAACATTACCGGCTAACTTAAAAGCAACGCATAAATCATTGTTCGATGGCACCCTACAAGGTATCCACCGTACCGACAAACCAGCTTTCAGCTTCCAAGGTCACCCTGAAGCAAGCCCTGGTCCA